From the genome of Flavobacterium luteolum, one region includes:
- the rplE gene encoding 50S ribosomal protein L5: protein MAYTPRLKEEYKSRVISALKEEFGYTNVMQVPKLEKIVLSRGVGAAVSDKKLIDYAVDELTKITGQKAVSTISKKDVASFKLRKGMPIGAKVTLRGERMYEFLDRLITSALPRVRDFSGIKATGFDGRGNYNLGVLEQIIFPEIDIDKVNKISGMDITFVTTAKTDKEAKSLLAELGLPFKKN from the coding sequence ATGGCATATACACCTAGACTAAAAGAAGAATATAAGAGTAGAGTAATCTCTGCTCTTAAAGAAGAGTTCGGATATACAAACGTAATGCAAGTTCCTAAACTTGAAAAAATCGTTTTGAGCCGTGGAGTTGGTGCAGCTGTATCTGATAAAAAACTTATTGACTATGCTGTTGATGAGTTAACAAAGATCACTGGACAAAAAGCAGTTTCTACAATCTCTAAGAAAGACGTTGCGTCTTTTAAATTGAGAAAAGGAATGCCTATTGGAGCAAAAGTTACTTTACGTGGAGAAAGAATGTATGAGTTTTTAGATAGACTTATTACTTCTGCTTTGCCACGTGTTAGAGATTTCAGTGGTATTAAAGCTACAGGTTTCGACGGAAGAGGTAACTATAATCTTGGAGTTTTAGAGCAAATCATTTTCCCAGAAATTGATATTGACAAAGTAAACAAAATTTCAGGAATGGATATTACTTTTGTTACTACTGCAAAAACAGACAAGGAAGCAAAGTCATTATTGGCTGAATTAGGATTACCTTTTAAAAAGAATTAA
- the rplX gene encoding 50S ribosomal protein L24, which yields MIKLKIKSGDIVRVIAGDHKGAEGKVLRVYREKNKAIVEGVNLVSKHTKPSAKNPQGGIVKKEASIQISNIALIDPKTKETTRVGIRVEGDKKVRFSKKSNQVL from the coding sequence ATGATAAAGCTAAAAATAAAATCAGGAGATATCGTAAGAGTTATTGCTGGAGACCATAAAGGTGCTGAAGGTAAAGTTTTACGTGTTTACCGTGAAAAAAACAAAGCGATAGTTGAAGGTGTGAACTTGGTTTCAAAACACACTAAACCAAGTGCTAAAAACCCTCAAGGTGGTATCGTTAAGAAAGAGGCTTCTATTCAAATTTCTAACATTGCTCTAATTGATCCTAAAACTAAGGAAACAACTAGAGTAGGTATTAGAGTAGAAGGAGATAAGAAAGTAAGATTTTCAAAAAAATCTAATCAAGTACTATAG
- the rplN gene encoding 50S ribosomal protein L14 produces MVQQESRLKVADNTGAKEVLTIRVLGGTKRRYASVGDKIVVSIKDATPNGNVKKGAVSTAVVVRTKKEVRRADGSYIRFDDNACVLLNAAGEMRGTRVFGPVARELREKQFMKIVSLAPEVL; encoded by the coding sequence ATGGTACAACAAGAATCAAGACTAAAAGTAGCAGATAACACGGGAGCTAAAGAAGTTTTAACTATTCGTGTTTTAGGAGGTACTAAAAGAAGATATGCCTCTGTTGGTGACAAAATTGTAGTTTCTATCAAAGATGCAACTCCAAACGGAAACGTTAAAAAAGGAGCTGTTTCAACTGCAGTTGTTGTACGTACTAAAAAAGAAGTGAGAAGAGCTGATGGTTCTTATATCCGTTTCGATGACAATGCATGTGTTCTTTTGAATGCTGCAGGTGAAATGAGAGGAACTCGTGTTTTTGGTCCGGTAGCAAGAGAACTTCGTGAAAAACAATTCATGAAAATTGTATCATTAGCACCAGAAGTGCTTTAA
- the rpsQ gene encoding 30S ribosomal protein S17 — MEEKRNLRKERIGVVTSNKMDKSIVISEVRKVKHPLYGKFVLKTKKYVAHDETNDCNIGDTVRISETRPLSKTKCWRLVEILERAK, encoded by the coding sequence ATGGAAGAAAAAAGAAATTTAAGAAAAGAAAGAATAGGTGTTGTTACTTCAAATAAGATGGATAAATCTATCGTTATTTCTGAAGTAAGAAAAGTAAAACACCCATTATACGGTAAGTTCGTGTTGAAAACTAAGAAATATGTTGCACACGACGAAACAAACGACTGTAACATTGGAGATACTGTAAGAATTAGCGAAACGCGTCCTTTAAGTAAAACAAAATGTTGGAGATTAGTTGAAATCTTAGAAAGAGCTAAATAA
- the rpmC gene encoding 50S ribosomal protein L29: MKQSEIKDLSAAELQEKLSQTKKVYADLKMAHAISPIANPLQIRSVRRTVARLATELTKRELQ, encoded by the coding sequence ATGAAACAATCAGAAATAAAAGATCTTTCTGCAGCGGAGTTGCAAGAAAAGCTTAGTCAAACTAAGAAAGTATATGCTGACCTAAAAATGGCTCACGCAATCTCTCCAATTGCTAACCCACTTCAAATTAGAAGCGTTAGAAGAACAGTTGCAAGATTAGCTACAGAGTTAACTAAAAGAGAGTTACAATAA
- the rplP gene encoding 50S ribosomal protein L16: MLQPKRTKYRKVQKGRMKGNSQRGHELSNGMFGIKSVHEDGMFLTSRQIEAARIAATRYMKREGQLWIKIFPDKPITKKPLEVRMGKGKGAVEYWAAVVKPGRIMFEVGGVPLSVAKEALRLAAQKLPVKTKFVVARDFEA, from the coding sequence ATGTTACAGCCTAAAAGAACAAAATACCGTAAGGTACAAAAAGGTAGAATGAAAGGTAACTCTCAAAGAGGGCATGAGCTTTCAAATGGAATGTTTGGTATTAAATCTGTACATGAAGATGGAATGTTCTTAACTTCTCGTCAAATTGAAGCTGCACGTATCGCTGCAACTCGTTACATGAAAAGAGAGGGACAATTATGGATTAAAATTTTCCCAGACAAACCTATTACTAAGAAGCCTCTTGAAGTACGTATGGGTAAAGGTAAAGGAGCAGTTGAGTATTGGGCTGCTGTTGTTAAACCAGGAAGAATTATGTTTGAAGTTGGAGGAGTTCCATTGTCAGTTGCAAAAGAGGCTTTACGTCTTGCAGCTCAAAAACTTCCAGTAAAAACTAAGTTCGTCGTTGCTAGAGATTTCGAAGCATAA
- the rpsC gene encoding 30S ribosomal protein S3: protein MGQKTNPIGNRLGIIRGWDSNWYGGNDYGDKLAEDHKIRKYIHARLSKASVSKVIIERTLKLVTVTITTARPGIIIGKGGQEVDKLKEELKKVTDKEVQINIFEIKRPELDAYLVATSIARQIESRISYRRAIKMAIAASMRMNAEGIKVLISGRLNGAEMARSEGFKEGRIPLSTFRADIDYALAEAHTTYGRMGIKVWIMKGEVYGKRELSPLAGMDKKQSGTGGGKGGDAPRGKSNFNKGGKPDARKRK from the coding sequence ATGGGACAAAAGACAAATCCAATTGGAAATAGACTTGGTATCATCAGAGGATGGGACTCAAACTGGTATGGTGGAAATGATTACGGTGATAAATTAGCCGAAGATCACAAAATCAGAAAGTATATCCATGCTCGTTTATCAAAAGCTAGTGTATCAAAAGTAATCATCGAGAGAACTTTGAAACTTGTAACCGTTACTATCACTACTGCTAGACCTGGTATTATTATCGGAAAAGGCGGACAAGAGGTAGACAAGTTAAAAGAAGAACTTAAGAAAGTTACTGACAAAGAGGTTCAAATTAACATCTTTGAAATTAAAAGACCTGAGTTAGATGCTTATCTTGTGGCGACAAGCATCGCTCGTCAAATCGAAAGCCGTATTTCTTACAGACGTGCAATCAAAATGGCTATTGCTGCTTCTATGCGTATGAACGCTGAGGGTATCAAAGTTTTGATTTCTGGTCGTTTGAATGGTGCTGAGATGGCGCGTTCGGAAGGTTTCAAAGAAGGTAGAATTCCTCTATCAACTTTCAGAGCTGACATTGATTATGCTCTTGCTGAAGCTCATACTACTTACGGTAGAATGGGAATTAAAGTATGGATCATGAAAGGTGAAGTTTACGGTAAGAGAGAACTTTCTCCACTTGCTGGAATGGATAAAAAACAATCTGGTACAGGTGGTGGAAAAGGTGGAGATGCTCCTAGAGGCAAATCTAACTTTAACAAAGGTGGAAAACCAGACGCTCGTAAAAGAAAGTAA
- the rplV gene encoding 50S ribosomal protein L22 yields the protein MGVRKRETADARKEANKSIAFAKLNNCPTSPRKMRLVADLVRGQKVERALNILRFSSKEASRKLEKLLLSAINNWEQKNSEGNLEEAGLFVKEIRVDGGMMLKRLRPAPQGRAHRIRKRSNHVTIVLGAINNTQSNS from the coding sequence ATGGGAGTTCGTAAAAGAGAAACAGCAGATGCGAGAAAAGAGGCTAATAAGTCTATTGCTTTCGCAAAATTGAATAACTGCCCTACTTCACCTAGAAAAATGCGCTTAGTAGCGGACTTGGTAAGAGGTCAGAAGGTAGAAAGAGCACTTAACATTTTAAGATTCAGTTCTAAAGAAGCTTCAAGAAAATTAGAAAAACTATTATTGTCTGCAATCAATAACTGGGAGCAAAAAAATAGTGAAGGTAATTTAGAAGAGGCTGGATTATTTGTTAAAGAGATCAGAGTAGATGGTGGAATGATGTTAAAAAGACTTCGTCCAGCTCCACAAGGTCGTGCACACAGAATAAGAAAACGTTCTAATCACGTTACAATCGTGCTTGGAGCTATCAATAACACACAAAGCAATTCTTAA
- the rpsS gene encoding 30S ribosomal protein S19, protein MARSLKKGPFVHYKLDKKVQENVESGKNAVVKTWSRASMITPDFVGQTIAVHNGRQFVPVYVTENMVGHKLGEFSPTRSFRGHAGAKNKGKK, encoded by the coding sequence ATGGCACGTTCATTAAAAAAAGGACCTTTCGTTCATTATAAATTAGACAAGAAAGTTCAAGAAAACGTAGAAAGTGGTAAAAATGCAGTTGTTAAGACTTGGTCTAGAGCTTCAATGATTACTCCAGATTTCGTTGGACAAACTATCGCAGTTCATAACGGTCGTCAATTTGTACCAGTTTACGTAACAGAAAACATGGTAGGTCACAAATTAGGAGAGTTTTCACCAACTAGATCTTTTAGAGGTCATGCTGGAGCAAAAAATAAAGGTAAAAAATAA
- the rplB gene encoding 50S ribosomal protein L2, with amino-acid sequence MSVRKLKPITPGQRFRVVNGYDAITTDKPERSLIAPIKNSGGRNSQGKMTMRYTGGGHKQRYRIIDFKRTKDGIPATVKSIEYDPNRTAFIALLAYADGEKTYIIAQNGLKVGQKLVSGPESQPEIGNTLPLSRIPLGTVISCIELRPGQGAVIARSAGTFAQLMARDGKYATIKMPSGETRLILLTCSATIGAVSNSDHQLVVSGKAGRTRWLGRRPRTRPVAMNPVDHPMGGGEGRSSGGHPRSRNGLPAKGYRTRSKKNPSNKYIVERRKK; translated from the coding sequence ATGTCAGTAAGAAAATTAAAACCTATTACCCCGGGTCAGCGATTTAGAGTTGTGAATGGTTATGACGCTATTACAACTGATAAGCCGGAACGCTCTTTGATAGCGCCGATAAAAAACTCAGGAGGTAGAAATAGTCAAGGAAAGATGACCATGCGTTATACGGGTGGTGGTCACAAGCAGAGATATCGTATCATTGATTTCAAAAGAACTAAAGATGGAATTCCAGCTACAGTGAAATCAATCGAGTATGATCCAAATCGTACTGCATTTATCGCTTTATTAGCTTACGCTGATGGAGAGAAAACTTATATTATCGCTCAAAACGGATTGAAAGTTGGTCAGAAATTAGTTTCTGGACCAGAATCTCAACCAGAGATTGGTAATACATTACCTTTAAGCAGAATTCCTCTTGGAACTGTTATATCTTGTATTGAGTTACGTCCAGGACAAGGAGCTGTTATTGCTCGTTCAGCTGGAACTTTTGCTCAGTTAATGGCAAGAGACGGGAAATATGCAACAATTAAAATGCCATCTGGTGAGACAAGATTGATCTTGTTAACTTGTTCGGCTACAATTGGAGCTGTTTCTAACTCTGATCATCAATTAGTTGTATCTGGAAAAGCAGGTAGAACAAGATGGTTAGGAAGAAGACCTAGAACTAGACCAGTAGCGATGAACCCAGTTGATCACCCTATGGGAGGTGGTGAAGGACGTTCTTCTGGAGGGCACCCACGTTCAAGAAACGGATTGCCAGCTAAAGGTTACAGAACTCGTTCTAAGAAAAACCCGAGTAACAAGTATATCGTAGAACGTAGAAAGAAATAA
- the rplW gene encoding 50S ribosomal protein L23: MSIIIRPIVTEKVTKESEVLNRFGFVVNKKANKVEIKKAVEAAYGVTIVSVNTMNVRPNRSTKYTKSGLISGKTNAYKKAIVQVQEGETIDFYNNI; this comes from the coding sequence ATGAGCATCATTATTAGACCTATAGTAACGGAAAAAGTAACCAAAGAAAGTGAAGTTCTAAACCGCTTCGGATTCGTTGTTAATAAAAAAGCAAACAAAGTTGAGATTAAGAAAGCTGTTGAGGCTGCTTATGGAGTAACTATCGTTTCTGTTAACACAATGAATGTGAGACCAAATAGATCTACTAAATACACTAAAAGTGGTTTAATCAGTGGAAAGACAAATGCATATAAAAAAGCAATTGTTCAAGTACAAGAAGGAGAAACAATTGATTTTTACAACAATATCTAA
- the rplD gene encoding 50S ribosomal protein L4: MEVKVLDFNGKDTGRKVQLSDSVFAIEPNNHAVYLDVKQYLANQRQGTHKAKERAEVTGSTRKIKKQKGTGTARAGSVKNPLFKGGGTVFGPRPRSYSFKLNKGLKRLARKSAFSIKAKESNIVVLEDFNFEAPNTKNFINVLKALGLENKKSLFVLGESNKNVYLSSRNLKASNVVTSSELSTYAILNANNLVLLEGSLELIEENLSK, from the coding sequence ATGGAAGTAAAAGTATTAGATTTCAACGGAAAAGATACTGGAAGAAAAGTTCAACTTTCTGATTCAGTATTCGCAATTGAACCAAACAATCACGCTGTATATCTTGATGTTAAGCAATATCTTGCTAATCAAAGACAAGGTACTCACAAAGCTAAAGAAAGAGCTGAAGTAACTGGAAGTACGCGTAAGATTAAAAAACAAAAAGGAACTGGTACTGCTCGTGCAGGAAGTGTTAAGAATCCTTTGTTTAAAGGTGGTGGAACAGTTTTCGGACCAAGACCAAGAAGTTATTCATTCAAATTGAATAAGGGCTTGAAGAGATTAGCTAGAAAATCAGCTTTCTCAATCAAAGCAAAAGAGTCAAATATTGTGGTTTTAGAAGACTTTAATTTTGAAGCGCCAAACACTAAAAATTTCATTAACGTTTTGAAAGCTTTAGGGTTAGAAAATAAAAAATCTCTATTTGTGTTGGGTGAGTCGAATAAAAACGTATATTTGTCGTCACGCAATTTAAAGGCTTCAAATGTCGTAACTAGCTCAGAATTAAGCACTTACGCAATATTAAACGCTAATAATTTAGTGCTTTTGGAAGGTTCTTTAGAGTTAATTGAAGAAAATTTAAGTAAATAA
- the rplC gene encoding 50S ribosomal protein L3 yields MSGLIGKKIGMTSIFDENGKNIPCTVIEAGPCVVTQVRTNEVDGYEALQLGFDDKNEKHSTKAALGHFKKAGTVAKKKVVEFQDFATEQKLGDLIDVTIFEEGEFVDVQGVSKGKGFQGVVKRHGFGGVGQATHGQHNRLRAPGSVGASSYPSRVFKGMRMAGRMGGENVKVQNLRVLKVVADKNLLVVKGCVPGHKNSYVIIQK; encoded by the coding sequence ATGTCTGGGTTAATTGGTAAGAAAATCGGCATGACTAGTATCTTCGATGAAAACGGGAAAAACATTCCTTGTACAGTAATCGAAGCTGGACCATGCGTTGTTACCCAAGTCAGAACCAACGAGGTTGACGGGTATGAAGCGTTGCAACTTGGTTTCGATGACAAAAACGAGAAACATTCTACTAAAGCGGCTTTAGGTCACTTTAAAAAAGCTGGAACTGTTGCTAAGAAAAAAGTCGTTGAATTCCAAGATTTTGCAACTGAACAAAAATTAGGAGATCTTATTGATGTTACTATTTTTGAAGAAGGAGAATTTGTAGATGTACAAGGTGTATCTAAAGGTAAAGGTTTCCAAGGTGTTGTTAAACGTCACGGTTTTGGTGGTGTTGGACAAGCTACTCATGGTCAGCACAACCGTTTAAGAGCGCCTGGTTCTGTAGGAGCTTCTTCTTATCCATCTAGAGTATTCAAAGGAATGCGTATGGCTGGAAGAATGGGAGGAGAAAATGTAAAAGTTCAAAACCTTAGAGTTTTAAAAGTAGTTGCTGATAAGAATCTACTTGTTGTTAAAGGATGTGTTCCTGGACACAAAAACTCTTATGTAATCATTCAGAAGTAA
- the rpsJ gene encoding 30S ribosomal protein S10 — MSQKIRIKLKSYDHMLVDKSAEKIVKTVKTTGAVVTGPIPLPTHKKLFTVLRSPHVNKKAREQFEVMSYKRLIDIYSSSSKTIDALMKLELPSGVEVEIKV; from the coding sequence ATGAGTCAAAAAATCAGAATAAAACTAAAATCTTACGATCACATGTTGGTAGATAAATCTGCTGAAAAGATCGTAAAAACAGTAAAAACTACTGGAGCAGTTGTAACAGGTCCAATTCCGTTGCCAACTCACAAAAAACTTTTCACTGTATTGCGTTCTCCGCACGTTAACAAAAAAGCGAGAGAGCAATTTGAAGTAATGTCATACAAGAGATTGATTGATATTTATTCGTCTTCATCTAAAACTATTGACGCTTTAATGAAACTTGAATTGCCAAGTGGAGTTGAAGTTGAGATTAAAGTATAA
- the fusA gene encoding elongation factor G, which yields MARDLKYTRNIGIAAHIDAGKTTTTERILFYTGKSHKIGEVHDGAATMDWMAQEQERGITITSAATTCTWNFPTVQGKVIPESLPYHFNIIDTPGHVDFTVEVNRSLRVLDGLVFLFSAVDGVEPQSETNWRLADQYRVPRMGFVNKMDRQGANFLAVCGQVKDMLKSNAVAITLPIGDEADFKGIVDLVKNQAIVWHDETQGATFDIVDIPADMVDDVKHYRSILIEEIATYDENLLDKYMEDENSITEEEINNALRAATIDMAIIPMLAGSSFKNKGVQFMLDAVCKYLPSPLDKEGIEGIHPDDAELLEEDQTKILRRPDVKEPFAALAFKIATDPFVGRLAFFRAYSGRLDAGSYVLNTRSGNKERISRIYQMHANKQNPIEFIEAGDIGAAVGFKDIKTGDTLCDEKSPIILESMKFPEPVIGIAIEPKTKADVDKMGMALAKLAEEDPTFTVRTDEASGQTIISGMGELHLDILVDRMKREFKVEVNQGEPQVEYKEAFTKSAQHRETYKKQSGGRGKFGDIVFRIEPADEVDGKVPVGLQFVNEVKGGNVPKEYIPAVEKGFREAMKTGPLAGYAVDSLKVTLLDGSFHPVDSDALSFELAARMGYKESGRAAGAVILEPIMKIEVITPEENMGDIVGDLNRRRGQVNDMGDRNGAKTIKADVPLSEMFGYVTTLRTLSSGRATSTMEFSHYAETPSNISEEVIKKAKGNA from the coding sequence ATGGCTAGAGATTTAAAATATACAAGAAATATCGGAATCGCTGCTCACATTGATGCTGGTAAAACAACAACAACTGAGCGTATTCTTTTTTATACTGGAAAGTCACACAAAATTGGTGAGGTGCACGATGGTGCTGCAACAATGGACTGGATGGCTCAAGAGCAAGAAAGAGGTATTACAATTACTTCTGCTGCTACAACTTGTACTTGGAACTTTCCAACTGTGCAGGGTAAAGTTATTCCAGAATCATTACCATACCACTTTAATATTATTGATACTCCTGGACACGTTGACTTTACTGTAGAGGTAAACCGTTCTTTACGTGTACTTGATGGTTTAGTTTTCTTATTTAGTGCTGTTGATGGTGTTGAGCCTCAATCAGAAACTAACTGGAGACTTGCTGATCAATATAGAGTTCCTCGTATGGGATTCGTAAATAAAATGGACCGTCAAGGTGCTAACTTTTTAGCTGTATGTGGACAGGTTAAAGATATGTTGAAATCGAATGCGGTTGCAATTACTTTGCCTATTGGTGATGAAGCAGATTTTAAAGGTATTGTTGATTTAGTGAAAAATCAAGCTATTGTATGGCATGATGAAACTCAAGGAGCTACTTTTGATATCGTTGATATCCCAGCTGATATGGTTGATGATGTAAAGCACTACCGTTCTATCCTTATCGAAGAGATTGCTACTTATGATGAAAATCTTTTAGATAAATACATGGAAGATGAAAACTCTATTACAGAGGAAGAAATCAACAATGCGTTAAGAGCTGCAACTATCGATATGGCAATCATTCCTATGCTTGCTGGTTCTTCCTTCAAAAACAAAGGAGTTCAATTTATGTTAGATGCTGTTTGTAAGTATTTACCATCTCCATTAGATAAAGAAGGTATTGAAGGAATTCACCCTGACGATGCTGAATTGTTAGAAGAAGATCAAACTAAAATCTTACGTCGCCCAGATGTAAAAGAGCCGTTTGCTGCTTTAGCATTTAAAATTGCTACTGACCCATTCGTAGGTCGTTTAGCTTTCTTCCGTGCTTACTCTGGACGTTTAGATGCTGGTTCTTATGTTTTAAATACTCGTTCTGGTAACAAAGAGAGAATTTCTCGTATTTACCAAATGCACGCTAACAAACAAAATCCAATCGAATTTATTGAGGCTGGAGATATTGGAGCTGCTGTAGGATTTAAAGATATCAAAACTGGAGATACTTTGTGTGATGAAAAGAGTCCAATTATCTTGGAATCTATGAAGTTCCCAGAGCCGGTAATTGGTATTGCTATTGAACCTAAAACTAAAGCTGACGTTGATAAAATGGGTATGGCTTTGGCTAAATTAGCTGAAGAGGATCCAACATTTACTGTAAGAACTGACGAGGCTTCAGGTCAAACTATTATTTCTGGTATGGGTGAGCTTCACTTAGATATCTTAGTTGATCGTATGAAACGTGAGTTTAAAGTAGAGGTTAACCAAGGTGAGCCACAAGTAGAGTACAAAGAGGCGTTTACTAAATCTGCTCAACATAGAGAAACTTACAAAAAACAATCTGGAGGTCGTGGTAAATTCGGTGATATCGTATTTAGAATCGAGCCTGCTGATGAAGTTGATGGTAAAGTTCCAGTTGGATTACAGTTCGTAAATGAGGTAAAAGGTGGTAACGTACCTAAAGAGTATATTCCTGCTGTTGAAAAAGGTTTCCGTGAAGCGATGAAAACAGGTCCATTAGCTGGATATGCTGTTGATAGTTTAAAAGTAACTTTATTGGACGGATCTTTCCACCCTGTGGATTCTGATGCTCTTTCTTTTGAATTAGCTGCTAGAATGGGTTATAAAGAGTCAGGACGTGCTGCTGGAGCTGTTATTCTTGAGCCAATCATGAAAATCGAAGTTATTACTCCTGAAGAAAACATGGGTGATATCGTAGGTGACTTGAACCGTCGTAGAGGTCAAGTTAATGACATGGGTGACAGAAATGGTGCAAAAACTATTAAAGCTGATGTGCCTTTATCAGAAATGTTTGGTTATGTAACTACATTAAGAACATTATCTTCTGGTAGAGCTACTTCGACAATGGAGTTCTCTCACTATGCAGAAACACCTTCTAATATTTCAGAAGAGGTAATCAAAAAAGCAAAAGGTAACGCTTAA
- the rpsG gene encoding 30S ribosomal protein S7, whose protein sequence is MRKRAAKKRPLLPDPRFNDQLVTRFVNNLMWDGKKSTAFKVFYDAIDIIETKKQNDEKTSLEIWKDALTNVMPHVEVRSRRVGGATFQIPMQIRPDRKISMAMKWLILYSRRRNEKSMAQRLASECLAAAKEEGAAVKKRMDTHKMAEANKAFSHFRF, encoded by the coding sequence ATGAGAAAAAGAGCGGCAAAGAAAAGACCACTTTTACCGGATCCAAGGTTTAATGACCAATTAGTTACACGTTTTGTGAACAACTTAATGTGGGATGGTAAGAAATCTACAGCTTTTAAAGTATTTTATGATGCAATTGATATCATTGAAACTAAAAAGCAAAATGATGAGAAAACTTCATTAGAGATCTGGAAAGATGCTTTAACAAACGTTATGCCTCACGTAGAAGTACGTAGCCGTAGAGTTGGTGGAGCTACATTCCAAATTCCAATGCAGATTCGTCCAGACAGAAAAATTTCTATGGCAATGAAGTGGTTAATACTTTATTCTAGAAGAAGAAATGAAAAATCTATGGCACAACGTTTAGCTTCTGAGTGTTTAGCTGCTGCTAAAGAAGAAGGTGCTGCGGTTAAGAAAAGAATGGATACTCACAAAATGGCAGAAGCTAATAAAGCATTCTCTCACTTTAGATTTTAA
- the rpsL gene encoding 30S ribosomal protein S12, with amino-acid sequence MPTIQQLVRTGRTQITKKSKSVALDSCPQRRGVCTRVYTTTPKKPNSAMRKVARVRLTNGNEVNAYIPGEGHNLQEHSIVLVRGGRVKDLPGVRYHIVRGALDTSGVAGRTQRRSKYGAKRPKEAKK; translated from the coding sequence ATGCCAACAATTCAACAATTAGTAAGAACAGGAAGAACTCAGATCACTAAGAAGAGTAAATCGGTTGCTTTAGATTCTTGTCCTCAAAGAAGAGGGGTTTGTACGCGTGTTTACACTACTACACCAAAAAAACCAAACTCTGCAATGCGTAAAGTTGCGCGTGTACGTTTGACAAATGGTAATGAGGTGAATGCTTACATCCCAGGAGAAGGACATAATCTACAAGAGCACTCGATAGTATTAGTGCGAGGTGGAAGGGTAAAAGATTTACCAGGTGTTAGATATCATATCGTTCGTGGAGCTCTTGATACGTCAGGTGTTGCAGGAAGAACGCAAAGAAGATCTAAGTACGGTGCTAAACGCCCAAAAGAAGCAAAAAAGTAA